ttggCCCCCAGCGCTTAAACCAGTCAATTGAATAGGTTGCCCATCACCATTGAGTATCAAAATTGTTTGATCGACAGGATTTGAATAATCAATTGCGATTTCACCAGCTGAAAAAATACAACCACCACCCGTCATTGGAACATTTATACTTGCAAAACCtccatcaatttcaatggaaCCAGAATTAGTAACGCTTGAGGCGACATCACTGAAATTTAAACCCATAGCGCTCGAAACAATAATTTTACCCTCATTGACAAAGGTACCCTTTACCTTTACCACCGCACTCAAACCCAATAACATATTACTTCCCATTACCATAGTACCGTAGTTATATAAATTGCTGAATATGTATGTGTCTCCTGCAGTTGCGGCAGTATTCcatgaaaataaatttccaTGATTTATCACTGTACCGGTGTCAAAGGTAATTGCCAAATTTGGAACTGTATAACTTCCGACACACAAAGTACCATCAATAGTCAAATCACCGTTTAAAGTAATATCTGGTCCATCGAACAGTTGCAAGCTGTTTCCCTCAGCAATAGTAATTGACTCATTGgataaataatttaaaatagTTTGGTTTTTAACAACCACGTCTCTTGTTACGTCAACTGCATTAGTAAAAGAAAGTTGAAGCGAAAGTAACAGTACACTTGTTGACAAAAAAGACTTGAAAGGGTTCATTTCTGTATTAGATATTCCCTTTTTGTTCCTCCTGGTCGTGGGGTAGTTTGAGATGCTTCATAGGAGAAACGAATAAGTATTCGAAATGGCAAACTCTTTTATATGTAAACACCTCCTCAGAAAGAACCTGGAAGACTTTTGCCCACCCACATAAAGTTTATGGTTTTAAGGGCGTTAGCAGGAACCTACGGTAGAACcacattgaaaaatgtgtGACATATTAACATAAAGGATCCTATTCTGCAGCCTCAACAAGACCACATGCAGAGTCTCCTGCGAGGACGTGCGTGGGGGGTGTTATAAACCTGCTTGGAACTGATTGTCGTACATCGCGGTTCTACTAGATGTTAGTGATGAAAATGTGGATATTTTCCACGTTCCGGTACGGCAATTTCTTCGACAACGAAAAGATCTGCAAGAATAACATTTTAAGAACTTCCTTTTTTTTCCCTTTACGGAAAAAATATGCCATCCGCTGCAGGCACGAAAAAGCCCCTCAAACTATGCTCGAgcaaaaagaaaatcttATCAATCACATGTGCTGAACAAGATTTCCTGTTAAGACGAAAGTTCGTGCACCCCAATATTCTCTAGGCAGTCCCTCGAGGATATTGCTTCAGATTGTAAGTGCATGCATATTTATACATGCTAAGCGGCCAGAATCCTTCAAACGCACCTTGCATGTAGATCTCAGAGACTCCATGGTAGTTCACTCAATGGAGGGAGGCTCAGTTCATTTAAAGGAAACCTTGTGTTGTGCATGAAGGAAGGGTTTTGAAAAGTTAAATGTTACGTAATGCCACAATAGTTAACAAAGTCTGGATTCAAGGTTCCATTCCACTGTCTGAAAGGAAATCAATCCTGTTTTGGGCAAGTGACGTTAGTTCTTCAAAGGATTTATTTCTGGGTTGCTCTCAAGAAAACGAGTAACCCCTGTCCATATCTCTGCTTTTAGGTTATCATGAATCTGGAACTGCCCTTAATCTTGACTTTGAACGTAGAATACGCAGACAATTGTTCTCGAAGGTTTGCCTTCCTCTTTTTACAATGAAAAAGGTTCTCAATTGTCTAGACCTTTCAATTACAGGAATGAATCACATGACTTTAGTCCAATGCTTTTTTTCCGTTTAACTTGCATGAAACGTTTTTTGTAAGTTGGTTTAAAGTAACATATCTTGTTCTAGAGCTAGGTCGCTAAGATTTCACATTATTCTCAAGCGTTCGGAACAGTAAGTATTTACTAATGGatctttcctttctttGATTATTACCGTCAACTATTTTGAACGGTGAGGTCTTTTAGAAATATGGTTCCTTTTTTATTCTCTTATTTATCGTCAAGGTGATATGCCTTTTCGACCCTTGCGTGAACggataataaaaatggaaTGCTCTCAATAGTTGTAGCCCTACTTTTCCAGTTTTCCCACATTTCTTCAGTTGGGATGCCTAATTGCGTGTTCTGGTTGTGAAAGTTTCATTGGAGTCTTgcaagaaatttttttcaagaaaacttcaattaaaaatatattattttcaacaaTACGTTTAAtcataaattaaaaaagatGTATATAGTCatttaatatcattatATACTAAAGCTTCCGTATATTGTCCTGACAATAGTGGTTGCTGTAACAGTATCTAAACCTGTCCAAGGTATATAAGTTGTACTTGTCGTATGAATTGTTCTCCCAAATTCGGTGACTGTAATTATCTGCCAAATTTCAGTACTTTCCGTATCGATACTCGTTGTCTTTGTAGACTCTGTAATATCAGATGTAATAAAAGCTGAAGTGGCAGGGCTCTGAgtctttgaagatgaagaaaactCGGTTttagaaattgaatatgaaGTTTTAGATAAGCCATTTGAAGATGTGGCTAAGCTTGAGGAGGAAATTGGAACGACAGAAGAAGTTGTTAGTGAATTGGATATAGATGTAGAAGCCCCAGATATTGAAGAACCGCCAGATGAGGAAGCCACTGAGCTGGAGCTTGACTCAGAAATATAAGATATCGCTGAACTAGAACCTAAGCTAGAAAATGGAGTAGAGCTTGAATCTGGAGCTGAACTAGTGAGAGACTCTGAAACAGTGGCAGAGGAAGAGATAGAAGTAGTCACTGAACTGGAAGTTGAGCTAACAACGGGACTCGAGGCTGAACTAGAAGCTGAACTAGAAGCTGAACTTGAGGCAGAAGTTGAAGCAGAAGATGGAGTTGAACTTGAGGCTAAACTGGAAGCTGAACTTGGTATTGAGCTAACAACTGAACTAGAAGCTGAACTTGAAGCAGAAGTTGAAGCTGAACTAGAAGCTGAACTCGAGGCAGAAGTTGAGGCAGGAGTTGAAGCAGACCTTGGAGAAGAACTTGAGGCTAAACTGGAAGCAGAACTTGAGGCAGAACTAGAagcagaactagaagcAGAACTtgaggatgaaaatgagTAAACACTCGAGCTTTCAGTTTCATATAAGATCGTAGAAGTAGTTGTAGCGGTAACTGGTAATCCATCTGTACTTGTCGTTACGTAGAAGGATAAAATTTCTTCGATCAAAGTTTTTGAGTCAGAGATAGTGGTTGTATATGGTAATGGTAAATCTGGAATAGTACCTGGGCAAAGACgatcaaattcaaaatatggATATTGATCTGGAAACATACTTGCCGCGCAATTTGATGGATAACTTTGAGAAGTAGTTTGGGCAGggaatttgaaacataTGTGAGAAACACCTGAATCATCCACACAATTAtctgaagaaattttccacCCAGTTGTTGGGTATCCCAAACCAATATCCATTTTGTAAGGTGGGAACGTTAGTATACCAGTTACAGAATTATAGGAGAGAGCACCTGTTGGTGTCGTTTGTAATAGAATGGAGGGGGGAGAAACAGTTCCTGGGACTCTAATCTTAGGAATATTACCTGAAGACAAACCAGTTAGGGTAACAAACTGATTATTACCATTTAACACAATTGTTTGATCGATTTTGTT
The sequence above is a segment of the Naumovozyma castellii chromosome 8, complete genome genome. Coding sequences within it:
- the NCAS0H02200 gene encoding uncharacterized protein encodes the protein MKLFSFLLTRNLLLLSIYFSILHAVEVSRDVVVKNQTIFDNLANEPITVDSTSSLQLFDGPNINLNGDLTVDGTLCIGSYSSSSLVINIDSDTLTNSGVFYAMNAEATNTDQYIFNNLYNYGTMMFATSIFSTANLLPKIYDNFVNEGNMFIVTTTEITVDSPTSGIYNDGTIELEAGTVTISVPMTGGGCLVSSSYLVLDLSNKIDQTIVLNGNNQFVTLTGLSSGNIPKIRVPGTVSPPSILLQTTPTGALSYNSVTGILTFPPYKMDIGLGYPTTGWKISSDNCVDDSGVSHICFKFPAQTTSQSYPSNCAASMFPDQYPYFEFDRLCPGTIPDLPLPYTTTISDSKTLIEEILSFYVTTSTDGLPVTATTTSTILYETESSSVYSFSSSSSASSSASSSASSSASSLASSSSPRSASTPASTSASSSASSSASTSASSSASSSVVSSIPSSASSLASSSTPSSASTSASSSASSSASSSASSPVVSSTSSSVTTSISSSATVSESLTSSAPDSSSTPFSSLGSSSAISYISESSSSSVASSSGGSSISGASTSISNSLTTSSVVPISSSSLATSSNGLSKTSYSISKTEFSSSSKTQSPATSAFITSDITESTKTTSIDTESTEIWQIITVTEFGRTIHTTSTTYIPWTGLDTVTATTIVRTIYGSFSI